The Methylobacterium currus genome contains a region encoding:
- the egtB gene encoding ergothioneine biosynthesis protein EgtB has product MAATATAQVLDTRPAFPPPPVGARPVDRGAWTAAFRHVRDETERRAAPLSPEDQQIQSMPDASPTKWHRAHTTWFFEQFLLKAMVPGYTVFDERFFYLFNSYYVQAGPRAPRISRGLVTRPTCDEVAAYRAHVDAAVADLIGSASEAQIPEIVAIVEIGLHHEQQHQELMLTDILHAFAQNPLLPAYDEGWRWPALSQRSGQVALEGGVTQMGHDGGGFHFDNEEPRHDVLLRPVSLERALVTNGEWLEFMQDGGYAKPELWLSDGFVAAQDQGWEAPGYWRRQDGVWSSMTLAGLRPVDPALPVTHVSYYEADAFARWAGRDLPTEAEWEAASGSLDAAFGHVWQWTRSAYSAYPGYRPLPGALGEYNGKFMVSQFVLRGASVATPQGHSRPTYRNFFYPHQRWQFTGLRLSHYGA; this is encoded by the coding sequence ATGGCAGCGACCGCGACCGCGCAGGTTCTCGACACGCGCCCCGCATTCCCCCCGCCCCCCGTCGGCGCCCGCCCGGTCGACCGGGGGGCCTGGACCGCGGCCTTCCGCCACGTCCGCGACGAGACCGAGCGCCGCGCCGCGCCGCTCTCGCCGGAGGACCAGCAGATCCAGTCGATGCCGGATGCGAGCCCGACCAAGTGGCACCGCGCCCACACGACCTGGTTCTTCGAGCAGTTCCTGCTGAAGGCCATGGTGCCGGGCTACACGGTGTTCGACGAGCGCTTCTTCTACCTGTTCAACTCCTACTACGTGCAGGCGGGTCCGCGCGCGCCGCGGATCAGCCGCGGCCTCGTCACGCGGCCGACCTGCGACGAGGTCGCGGCCTATCGCGCCCATGTCGACGCCGCCGTCGCCGACCTGATCGGGAGTGCCTCCGAGGCGCAGATCCCGGAGATCGTCGCCATCGTCGAGATCGGCCTGCACCACGAGCAGCAGCACCAGGAGCTGATGCTCACCGACATCCTGCACGCCTTCGCGCAGAACCCGCTCCTGCCGGCCTATGACGAGGGCTGGCGCTGGCCCGCCCTGTCGCAGCGGTCCGGACAGGTCGCCCTCGAGGGCGGCGTGACGCAGATGGGCCATGACGGCGGCGGCTTCCACTTCGACAACGAGGAGCCGCGCCACGACGTGCTGCTGCGGCCGGTGAGCCTGGAGCGCGCCCTCGTCACCAACGGCGAATGGCTCGAATTCATGCAGGATGGCGGCTACGCCAAGCCCGAGCTGTGGCTGTCCGACGGGTTCGTGGCGGCGCAAGACCAGGGCTGGGAGGCACCGGGCTACTGGCGGCGGCAGGACGGCGTGTGGTCGAGCATGACGCTCGCCGGATTGCGGCCCGTCGATCCGGCCCTTCCGGTGACCCATGTCAGCTACTACGAGGCCGACGCCTTCGCCCGCTGGGCCGGGCGCGACCTGCCGACGGAGGCCGAGTGGGAGGCCGCCAGCGGCTCCCTCGACGCCGCCTTCGGCCATGTCTGGCAATGGACCCGCAGCGCCTATTCCGCCTATCCGGGCTACCGGCCGCTGCCCGGCGCGCTCGGCGAGTACAACGGCAAGTTCATGGTCAGCCAGTTCGTGCTGCGCGGCGCCTCGGTGGCGACGCCGCAAGGCCACAGCCGGCCGACCTACCGGAACTTCTTCTATCCCCACCAGCGCTGGCAGTTCACGGGCCTGCGTCTATCTCACTACGGCGCGTGA
- the murI gene encoding glutamate racemase: MRFDLMAGTAAALPAPITRAPVVLVFDSGLGGLTVLAEVRRARPDARVVYAADDAAFPYGGLAEPVLVARVLTVMERLIALHAPDLVVVACNTASTLVLPALRQRFDIPFVGTVPPIKPAAAATRSGLVSVLATPGTVRRDYTRELIATYAAGCRVTLVGATGLASLTEAALSGLPVPDADLWAEIGPCFVEGEAGRTDVVVLACTHYPLLLARYQALAPWPVTWIDPAPAIARRMTQLIGGPARGFGDDVPGPVLAAFTSGDRLTPSLRAALSDRGIAEIACEAMPLVLQ, from the coding sequence ATGCGGTTCGATCTGATGGCCGGCACTGCCGCGGCGCTCCCGGCGCCGATCACCCGTGCCCCCGTGGTCCTCGTGTTCGATTCCGGCCTCGGCGGCCTCACGGTGCTCGCCGAGGTGCGGCGCGCCCGGCCCGACGCCCGGGTGGTCTACGCCGCCGACGACGCCGCCTTCCCGTATGGCGGCCTCGCCGAGCCGGTCCTGGTGGCGCGGGTGCTCACTGTCATGGAGCGGCTGATCGCGCTGCATGCCCCCGACCTCGTGGTGGTGGCCTGCAACACCGCCTCGACCCTGGTGCTGCCGGCCCTGCGGCAGCGCTTCGACATCCCGTTCGTCGGCACGGTGCCGCCGATCAAGCCGGCGGCGGCTGCGACCCGCTCGGGCCTCGTCAGCGTGCTCGCCACGCCCGGCACCGTGCGGCGCGACTACACCCGCGAGCTGATCGCCACCTACGCGGCCGGCTGCCGGGTCACCCTCGTCGGGGCGACGGGCCTCGCGTCGCTCACCGAGGCGGCGCTCTCCGGGCTGCCGGTCCCCGACGCCGACCTGTGGGCCGAGATCGGGCCGTGCTTCGTCGAGGGCGAGGCGGGGCGCACCGACGTGGTGGTGCTGGCCTGCACCCATTATCCCCTGCTGCTCGCCCGCTACCAGGCCCTCGCCCCCTGGCCGGTGACCTGGATCGACCCCGCCCCGGCGATCGCCCGGCGCATGACCCAGCTGATCGGCGGACCCGCGCGTGGATTCGGCGACGACGTCCCCGGGCCGGTGCTCGCCGCCTTCACCTCCGGCGACCGGCTGACGCCTTCCTTACGCGCGGCGCTCAGTGACCGCGGCATCGCCGAGATCGCGTGCGAGGCGATGCCGCTCGTTCTCCAGTGA
- a CDS encoding alpha/beta hydrolase: MTLLRAALIAAGLLFILYGAVIAAFWWFQRGLLYPGQGGAVPVTGARLPPEVETISVATPDGERLRALWLPPAEGAGVVVTFHGNASLPEWHAERFAAGPWRARGWGVMAPAYRGYPGSTGRPSEAGLIADGLAALAEARRRAPGVPVLLHGHSLGAAVAVAAAARAGGTGLLGLYLEAPFDSMTAMARHHFRFLPAGLLSDTWRSDRIVGAVSVPILIVHGDADPVIPPKYGARLARTAHAEVPSDFVEVPGDHVSILGVRDAEAERRFRPVP, from the coding sequence TTGACCCTGCTGCGGGCCGCACTGATCGCGGCCGGCCTGCTGTTCATTCTCTACGGCGCCGTGATCGCGGCGTTCTGGTGGTTCCAGCGCGGCCTGCTCTATCCGGGGCAGGGCGGTGCGGTGCCGGTGACCGGCGCCCGTTTGCCGCCGGAGGTCGAGACGATTTCGGTGGCGACGCCGGACGGCGAGCGCCTGCGCGCCCTCTGGCTGCCGCCGGCCGAAGGGGCCGGGGTGGTGGTGACGTTCCACGGCAACGCCTCGCTGCCCGAATGGCACGCCGAGCGCTTCGCCGCCGGGCCCTGGCGGGCGCGGGGCTGGGGCGTGATGGCCCCGGCCTATCGCGGCTATCCGGGCTCCACCGGCCGCCCGAGCGAGGCCGGCCTGATCGCCGACGGGCTCGCGGCCCTGGCGGAAGCGCGGCGCCGGGCGCCGGGAGTCCCGGTGCTGCTGCACGGCCACTCCCTCGGCGCGGCGGTCGCCGTCGCGGCGGCGGCCCGCGCGGGCGGGACCGGTCTTCTCGGACTCTACCTGGAAGCACCGTTCGACTCGATGACCGCGATGGCACGCCACCATTTCCGGTTCCTGCCGGCGGGTCTGCTCTCCGACACCTGGCGTTCCGACCGGATCGTCGGCGCCGTCTCCGTCCCGATCCTGATCGTGCACGGCGACGCCGATCCGGTGATCCCGCCGAAATACGGTGCGCGGCTGGCACGAACGGCCCATGCCGAGGTCCCTTCCGACTTCGTCGAGGTGCCGGGCGACCACGTCTCGATCCTGGGGGTCAGGGACGCCGAGGCCGAGAGACGGTTCCGGCCGGTGCCTTGA
- the rpsD gene encoding 30S ribosomal protein S4, with the protein MSKRVQAKHKLDRRMGQNIWGRPKSPVNRREYGPGQHGQRRKGKMSDFGTQLRAKQKLKGYYGNITEKQFRRYYAEAIRLRGDSGENLVGLLERRLDAVVYRSKFVATPFAARQFVNHGHIRVNGVRVNIPSYLVKPDDVIEIKESSKQLEIVVVASQLAERDVPDYIEVDHGKMTARMTRVPTLSEVPYPVQMEPNLVIEFYSR; encoded by the coding sequence ATGTCGAAACGCGTTCAGGCGAAGCACAAGCTCGATCGCCGCATGGGCCAGAACATCTGGGGCCGCCCGAAGAGCCCCGTGAACCGCCGCGAGTACGGCCCGGGCCAGCACGGCCAGCGCCGCAAGGGCAAGATGTCCGACTTCGGCACGCAGCTGCGCGCCAAGCAGAAGCTCAAGGGCTACTACGGCAACATCACCGAGAAGCAGTTCCGCCGTTACTACGCCGAGGCGATCCGCCTGCGCGGTGACTCGGGCGAGAACCTGGTCGGCCTGCTCGAGCGCCGCCTCGACGCGGTGGTCTACCGCTCGAAGTTCGTGGCGACCCCCTTCGCCGCCCGCCAGTTCGTGAACCACGGCCACATCCGGGTGAACGGCGTTCGCGTCAACATCCCGAGCTACCTCGTGAAGCCGGACGACGTGATCGAGATCAAGGAATCGTCCAAGCAGCTCGAGATCGTCGTCGTGGCGAGCCAGCTCGCCGAGCGCGACGTGCCCGACTACATCGAGGTCGACCACGGCAAGATGACCGCGCGCATGACCCGCGTGCCGACCCTGTCCGAGGTCCCGTACCCGGTGCAGATGGAGCCGAACCTGGTCATCGAGTTCTACTCGCGCTGA